ATCGTCCGTGATCGTCTCAAGGAAATCGCTCAGCCCCATCACTCGGCGCAATGTATCCTCCGCATCTGCAATCACATTATCGGCCTGAATCACGGATTCTTGCTGATTTAAAACTTCGGCTTCGGCTTGCAACACCTCCAGCGGCGTCACCAAGCCCAAACGCTCCCGCTCTACATTTTCTTCGCGCAAGTTCTCAGCCAATGCGAGACTGGACGCGATCAATGCACGATCCGCACGTGCATAGGCGAGGTTCCAATACGCAATCTCGGTTGCCAACACCAGATCCAGCACATCCGAACGCAACTCATACAGTGAACGCTCGGCATTCACCTTGGCTCGTGCCAAAGGCGCGAGATTTACTGTCGCCCCTGCATCTTTTAACAGCGGTTGACGAATACTCAGCCCCACATCGGCTCCGTAATCGGGATTTAAACCCGTCGAATTGGAAGAACTGCGGCTGAGGTCCGAATCAAGCGTCACCGTTGCCCCGGTAGCTAAGCGTTGATCCACGCCGATGCTAGCGGCACGCGAATCCGTTTCCGAACTGGAACTCAGTGCCGACTGCCCCCGGGCGATCGAGGTATTCGCAAAAAATGAAGGATCGAACTGTGCATCTTCGATCTCGACGGAATCGCGCGCGTTCGCCGGCTCATACGCAGCAATGCGCAAACCTATATTGTGCTCCAAGGCCGAAGCGATGGCCACCTTCAGCGGTAGCTCCGGACTCTCCGCAGACAGAGCTCCCGTAAACAAAACGAGCGGTAACAAATATGAATAAAGTCGGGGTGGCATATGGCTATGTCGCCAAAAAAGGCAAAAGGTTTCAAAACCTCAAACAAATGTTTAATTATTCTGAAATTATCTAAAGCAGTCCCACCAAACACGAAGTAAATTGCAAGCAATCACGTCTCTATGAGGAACGTTTTGGCATAAAACGCTGCAGCATCGCTTTCAGCGCATCCATTTCTTCAAAGCGCAGCACATACAGCAAAGCAAAATACACCGCCACCCCGCCTGGCACGCAGACCACGACGATCAACGCAGCGCTTAATTTCGCTCCCCAATCAAAAGCGGCCAAACAGGGCCAAGCCACCGCACAGGCCACGCCCATGCCGAGCCCTGCCAACAGCACCTTAAACAATGCCGGACGCAAAGCCCTAAAGCTCAGCTCGGAACGCCCGCGGGATAAGGCTCGCCAAAGCAAGACACTCTGGGCCAAGGCCGCGAGTACATTGGCACTCGCCAGTCCAGCCGCGCCCCAAAACTGCATAAGCAGCCAACCGGCAAACAAATTGATAAAAAGGCAATACCCCGCCACCCGCACTGGAGTGCGCATGTCCTTACTCGCATGCAAGCCGCGAGTCGCAAAAGTAGCCGCAGAATAGAGCGGCAAGCCGAGCCCGTAAATCGCCAACAATGGCACCGTCGCGAGCACATCGGCCTGATCAAAAGCGCCCCACAGAAAGAGAAATTCTAGAATCGGCTGCCCCAACACCAGCAAACCGATGCCCGCAGGCAAAGAAATGCCGATCACCAGACGCATTCCTTGCAAGAAGACCGCCGAAAATTGCGCTTCCTCACCGTTGGAAAGCGCTCTTGCCAACAATGGAAAAAATACCGTCGCCACCGCAATGGTGAACACCCCCAAGGGCAACTCCATCAAACGGCTGGAGAGATAGAGCACGGAAACCGCCGATTCATCCAGCGAATAGGCCAACAGGCGCGAAACCAAAATATTTACCTGCAAAATAGCCGCTCCCAGCAGCCCGGGCACAAACAACTGCCAAAGCTCAGCCAGCTCCGCTCCGCCCTGCCGCTGCAGACGCGGACGCCAGCCCTGCCGCATCAAATCCCACGCCGGCACCATCAGCTGTAAGAAACCACCCAACAGCACACCACCACAGAGCCAATACACGATACGCGCCGCCTCCGCATCCAAGTATAAGCCCGCCCCCAGCGCCCCGATCATCGCTAGATTCAACAATATGGGGGTCGCCGCAGACACCGCAAAGCGCCCGACTAAATTTAATCCCGCGGTAATAATCGCCGCCAAACAGATAAACAACATATACGGCAGCAACCACACCGCCAGCCCGGCCCCCGTCACCCAGCGCTCCGGCAGCCAATCACTACCCGCTGCCCACGCCAGAAGCAACATGCCCACAGCGACGATCACCAACAGCGCCAACAAGAGACGAAACAACACTTGATTAAAAAATCGAAACGCACCCGCTCGCCCCTCCCGCTCCAAAACATCCGAAAAGACCGGCACAATCGCAGATGTCAGCGCACCTTCTCCCAATAGACGGCGAAATAAATTGGGAAGGGTAAATGCCAAAATAAATGCGGAGTTCCACAGGCTAGTGCCCAGTGCCGCGAAAATTAAAATATCCCGCAACAGCCCCAGCACACGCGAGCCCACAGTCGAAAGACTGACCACGGCGATATTTTTAAGATTCTTGAGCATTCGGTTTTTATAAGGGCGCGGAATTTGCTTTCTTGCGCACGGATTAGAAACTACAGCGTAAAAAACTTTGGCAATTGTATATTTAATCCTCTTAGTTCTTCGTCTAAAATTTGCTTTCCCCTGAAAGTACCCAATTCACATCCCATATTATTTAATTATGCCACTCATTTCCAAACTGACAGTACGCCTCAAACGTCACCCAAAACGCGTCGTTTTCCCAGAAGGCAGCGACCCACGTATCTTACAAGCGGCCCGCCAATTCGCATCCAATGACCTGGGCATCCCCATTCTGCTGGGCGATCGCGCACAAATTAAGGAGAATGCTGACAAACTAAACGTCAGCCTGGAGCGCATCCGTATCATTGAGCCCCGCCGCAGCGATGAGTGGGACAACTTCACTAAAATGTTTCAAGGTCTGCGCCGCTTCAAGAACCTGAAGGAGAAAGAAATCGAGCAATATCTGGAAGACACCAACTATTTTGCCACCATGATGCTGGCCACCTCTCAGGCCGATGCGATTGTGTCCGGTGCCACCAGCACAGCTTCCAGTGCCCTGCGCCCCCTGCTCCAGATCGTCCCACGCCTGCCCGATGTGTCCACCGTATCTTCACTGAACATCTTCGACCTGGAAGACTTGGAAACTGGCAAGGATCGCGAAATTTTCCTCGCCGACTGCGCGGTGGTGCCCAACCCCACCAGCCAACAACTGGCCGACATCGCCGTCACGACAGCGGCGCTCAGCTATCACCTAACCAACTCCAAGCCCTATGTCGCCCTGCTCAGTTACTCCAGTAAGAGCATCACCAGCAAGAATCCGACAGTCGCCAAAATGAAGGCGGCCACCGAGATGGCGCGTAAAAAGGCACTCGAACTCGGCATTCCCATGGAAATCGATGGCGAACTTCAGGTCGACGCCGCACTGGACCCGATCACAGCCAAGACCAAGAAAATCGAAGGGCCGGTCGCCGGCCATGCCAATGTCCTCATTTTCCCGGACCTACACTCGGCCAATATCGCATCCAAACTACTCGACACACTCACCCGTGCGCGTAATTACGGCCCCATTCTGACCGGCCTGACAAAGCCCGCGGCCGAAATCAGCCGTGGGGCCACCGCGACCGATATCTTCGGCACAGCGGTGATGGTCGCCTCTCAGGCCATCGACCACAAACTGCTCTATCCCACCGACAACAGCGACGACTTGAACGAAGACGTCACGATTCTGTAGTCGTTTCACTCATCCCTCACTGCCAGGCGGTAGACAGCTACACCTAGCATTTTCACACAACAGAATACGAACGATATTATGCCGTCTTCCCATAAACACTTCACCGAGCCTGACGACACGGAAATCTTGACTGCACCGCGCAACAAGACGACCAAGCGAATCTTTATCGCCGCGACTCGTATGAATGATGGGAAGACCACCACCAGTCTGGCACTGTTTGCCGCCTTGCGCAGCATTACCGAGCATGTCGGCTTCATCAAACCCGTCGGCCAGCGCTTCCTACAAGTCGAAGGCCACCAGATCGATGAAGATTCCATCCTGCTCAACCAGATTTTCGATGTAAAAACTCCCATCCATGCGATGAGTCCAATTGTGATTCATCACAGTTTCACTCGTGAGTATCTGGACAATCCCGACGCCAACCACACCGAATTAATCGATAAGATGTGCCGCGCCTTCGACCGTGCCGCCTTCCAGCGCGATTACATCATCATCGAAGGCACGGGCCATGCCGGAGTCGGCTCGGTTTTTAACCTATCTAATGCCGATGTAGCCAAGCGCCTGAATGCAAAGGTCATCATTGTCGCACGTGGCGGCATCGGGCGCCCCATCGACGAAATTGCACTCAACAAAGCCGTCTTCGAAGCCGCGGGCGTACAAATAATCGGAGCCATCATTAATAAGGTCGAACCACGCAAGATCGAGATGGTGGAAAAATACTGCCGTATCGCGCTCGACCGCATGAATATCCCTTTGCTCGGCTGCATTCCCCACGAGTGCATGCTCACCCAGCCCAACTTGCAGCAAGTGGTCGAAGAAACCAAAGGCCGCTGGCTCAATGGAAAATCCAAAGGGGGCAACAACCGCATCTATAAAGTCATCATCGGTGCCATGGCCGCCAAAGGCCTGGTTGAACATCTGGACAAGGGCGTGCTGATTATTACACCCGGCGACCGCGAAGATATCATCCTCTCTGCCATCGCCTCCGATAGCATTGGTGGCATGGGCAGTTCTATTGCTGGCATCATCCTCACCCGCAGTATATTACCACATCCACGCTTGATGGAAATGATCGCCCAAACCTCGATTCCCGTGGTCCTGTGCGCCGAAGACAGTTACAAAGTCGCCTCCCGGGTCAATAATATGACCGTCAAAACCCAACCGAGCGACGACGATAAAATCCCTATCATCAAAGATCTCATCACTAAAAACATCGACCTCGAAGTCATTCAGAACGCCTTTGATTCTCAGGACTAAGAACCGCTATGCCCGCTAAACAAGAAGAACCCACATTCGAGCAATCCGTCGAGCGCCTCGAAGCCTTAATCGAAGCCATGGAAAACGGCGATACACCACTGGCCGAACTGGTTGAGAAATTTGGAGAAGGTTCCAAGCTCCTCCAACAGTGCCAAGCACAGCTCAAAGAGGCCGAACTAAAGATCGAACAGCTCAATATCAAAACTGGTCAACTCGAAGCGTTCGACGACTCCAGCGAAAACTAATTTCCTCATGTCCATACTTGAACGGATACAGTCGCCC
The nucleotide sequence above comes from Coraliomargarita algicola. Encoded proteins:
- the xseB gene encoding exodeoxyribonuclease VII small subunit produces the protein MPAKQEEPTFEQSVERLEALIEAMENGDTPLAELVEKFGEGSKLLQQCQAQLKEAELKIEQLNIKTGQLEAFDDSSEN
- a CDS encoding TolC family protein, producing the protein MPPRLYSYLLPLVLFTGALSAESPELPLKVAIASALEHNIGLRIAAYEPANARDSVEIEDAQFDPSFFANTSIARGQSALSSSSETDSRAASIGVDQRLATGATVTLDSDLSRSSSNSTGLNPDYGADVGLSIRQPLLKDAGATVNLAPLARAKVNAERSLYELRSDVLDLVLATEIAYWNLAYARADRALIASSLALAENLREENVERERLGLVTPLEVLQAEAEVLNQQESVIQADNVIADAEDTLRRVMGLSDFLETITDDVIVSALPEQMEPLRPIDVVVKDTVLNDIDAKVQERLIEVQRINHMLAQEDTRPDLDLTGGLSYLGREETGSRAYRGVSDADGYAWSLGLEVSVPWGFREARARARQAERSVEQATWQLYDIKQEKALAARNAWRSASTGLKRIEVTRAAMILNEEAFEQERARYGSGLVAYRSVLEAQRDYDRAKSNYLGSLIETLRASVRLSRVDGTLLQRNGLDWDAVEPYTQLNSPTVELDASLLNNTP
- the murJ gene encoding murein biosynthesis integral membrane protein MurJ translates to MLKNLKNIAVVSLSTVGSRVLGLLRDILIFAALGTSLWNSAFILAFTLPNLFRRLLGEGALTSAIVPVFSDVLEREGRAGAFRFFNQVLFRLLLALLVIVAVGMLLLAWAAGSDWLPERWVTGAGLAVWLLPYMLFICLAAIITAGLNLVGRFAVSAATPILLNLAMIGALGAGLYLDAEAARIVYWLCGGVLLGGFLQLMVPAWDLMRQGWRPRLQRQGGAELAELWQLFVPGLLGAAILQVNILVSRLLAYSLDESAVSVLYLSSRLMELPLGVFTIAVATVFFPLLARALSNGEEAQFSAVFLQGMRLVIGISLPAGIGLLVLGQPILEFLFLWGAFDQADVLATVPLLAIYGLGLPLYSAATFATRGLHASKDMRTPVRVAGYCLFINLFAGWLLMQFWGAAGLASANVLAALAQSVLLWRALSRGRSELSFRALRPALFKVLLAGLGMGVACAVAWPCLAAFDWGAKLSAALIVVVCVPGGVAVYFALLYVLRFEEMDALKAMLQRFMPKRSS
- a CDS encoding phosphotransacetylase family protein yields the protein MPSSHKHFTEPDDTEILTAPRNKTTKRIFIAATRMNDGKTTTSLALFAALRSITEHVGFIKPVGQRFLQVEGHQIDEDSILLNQIFDVKTPIHAMSPIVIHHSFTREYLDNPDANHTELIDKMCRAFDRAAFQRDYIIIEGTGHAGVGSVFNLSNADVAKRLNAKVIIVARGGIGRPIDEIALNKAVFEAAGVQIIGAIINKVEPRKIEMVEKYCRIALDRMNIPLLGCIPHECMLTQPNLQQVVEETKGRWLNGKSKGGNNRIYKVIIGAMAAKGLVEHLDKGVLIITPGDREDIILSAIASDSIGGMGSSIAGIILTRSILPHPRLMEMIAQTSIPVVLCAEDSYKVASRVNNMTVKTQPSDDDKIPIIKDLITKNIDLEVIQNAFDSQD
- a CDS encoding phosphate acetyltransferase, which translates into the protein MPLISKLTVRLKRHPKRVVFPEGSDPRILQAARQFASNDLGIPILLGDRAQIKENADKLNVSLERIRIIEPRRSDEWDNFTKMFQGLRRFKNLKEKEIEQYLEDTNYFATMMLATSQADAIVSGATSTASSALRPLLQIVPRLPDVSTVSSLNIFDLEDLETGKDREIFLADCAVVPNPTSQQLADIAVTTAALSYHLTNSKPYVALLSYSSKSITSKNPTVAKMKAATEMARKKALELGIPMEIDGELQVDAALDPITAKTKKIEGPVAGHANVLIFPDLHSANIASKLLDTLTRARNYGPILTGLTKPAAEISRGATATDIFGTAVMVASQAIDHKLLYPTDNSDDLNEDVTIL